From the genome of Drosophila melanogaster chromosome 2L, one region includes:
- the DCTN5-p25 gene encoding dynactin 5, p25 subunit: protein MEIPDTYYSKDEYVETASGNKVSRHTVLCGSQNIILNGKVIVQSGAIIRGDLANVRTGRYCVIGKNSVIRPPYKQFSKGIAFFPMHVGEHVFVGEGAVVSAATIGSYVYIGKNAIIGRRCVLKDCCVIEDGAVLPPETTVSSYMRYTARGTIEGGQGNPYFVPAAMQDEMINYTKSFYEHFVRAPAPAS, encoded by the exons ATGGAAATTCCGGATACCTACTACAGCAAAGATGAATACGTAGAGACG GCTTCGGGTAACAAAGTTAGTCGCCACACGGTGCTCTGTGGTTCCCAAAACATTATTTTGAACGGCAAGGTGATCGTACAGAGCGGCGCCATCATTCGCGGCGATCTGGCCAATGTCCGGACGGGAAGATATTGTGTGATTGGCAAGAACTCCGTCATCCGACCGCCGTACAAACAATTCAGCAAGGGAATCGCCTTCTTTCCCATGCACGTCGGTGAGCATGTTTTCGTTGGCGAAGGAGCAGTCGTCTCGGCGGCCACCATTGGATCCTATGTGTACATCGGCAAGAATGCCATCATA GGCCGTCGCTGTGTTTTGAAAGACTGCTGTGTAATTGAGGATGGGGCTGTCCTGCCGCCAGAAACTACCGTGTCCAGCTACATGCGTTACACGGCGAGGGGAACCATCGAGGGTGGCCAGGGCAATCCGTATTTTGTGCCCGCCGCCATGCAGGACGAGATGATCAACTACACTAAGTCATTCTACGAGCATTTCGTGAGGGCTCCAGCGCCAGCCAGCTGA
- the Ankrd49 gene encoding Ankrd49 produces the protein MGDYDSDDEKSQVEKLRHAKVPRGMFVSGWDDDADELIEEDKNPQSSIERMILWAVNENRISEVREILKLDADTVNAKDNDGYTPLHRAAYNNFVDMAKLLLQYHANPNARTELGWTPLHSACKWNNADCAHLLLQFGADVNAESDGKQTPLHITATVSNCRNTATVLLLDRYIQPRKENNSEELASVIARRTGMSFPIFESGEEAYDCETGLID, from the exons ATGGGGGACTACGATTCCGATGATGAAAAATCACAGGTGGAGAAGCTGCGCCACGCCAAAGTGCCGCGCGGAATGTTCGTGAGCGGCTGGGACGACGATGCCGACGAACTGATCGAAGAGGACAAGAACCCACAAA GCAGCATTGAACGCATGATTCTGTGGGCGGTGAACGAGAACCGCATCAGCGAGGTGCGGGAAATCCTAAAACTGGACGCAGACACCGTGAACGCCAAGGATAACGACGGATACACGCCGCTGCACCGAGCTGCCTATAATAACTTTGTGGATATGGccaagttgctgctgcagtaccATGCCAATCCCAACGCCCGCACGGAGCTGGGATGGACGCCATTGCACTCCGCCTGCAAGTGGAACAATGCGGATTGCGCCcatttgctgctgcagtttggCGCCGATGTAAATGCGGAATCGGACGGCAAGCAGACGCCGCTTCACATAACCGCCACTGTGTCCAATTGTCGGAATACGGCCACGGTCCTTCTGCTGGACCGATACATCCAGCCGCGCAAGGAGAACAACTCCGAGGAACTGGCCTCGGTGATTGCCCGTCGTACTGGCATgagttttcccattttcgAGTCCGGCGAGGAAGCCTACGACTGCGAAACGGGACTGATAGATTAA
- the NC2beta gene encoding negative cofactor 2beta — protein sequence MSNPQEELLPPSAEDDELTLPRASINKIIKELVPTVRVANESRELILNCCSEFIHLISSEANEVCNMRNKKTINAEHVLEALERLGFHDYKQEAEAVLHDCKEVAAKRRRQSTRLENLGIPEEELLRQQQELFAKAREEQAREEQQQWMSMQAAAMVQRPPLADGSVASKPSEDDDDDDDDDY from the coding sequence ATGTCGAATCCGCAGGAAGAACTACTGCCGCCCAGCGCCGAGGACGACGAGCTGACCCTGCCACGGGCCAGCATCAACAAGATCATCAAGGAGCTGGTGCCCACGGTGCGGGTGGCCAACGAGAGTCGCGAGCTGATACTCAACTGCTGCTCAGAGTTCATTCATCTGATCAGTTCGGAGGCCAACGAGGTGTGCAACATGCGCAACAAGAAGACGATAAACGCAGAGCACGTCCTGGAGGCGTTGGAACGCTTGGGTTTTCACGACTACAAACAAGAGGCGGAGGCCGTTCTGCACGACTGCAAGGAGGTGGCAGCCAAGCGAAGGCGCCAGAGCACGCGCCTAGAGAACCTGGGCATTccggaggaggagctgctgcgccagcagcaggagctgtTCGCCAAGGCACGCGAGGAGCAGGCGcgcgaggagcagcagcagtggatGAGCATGCAAGCGGCAGCAATGGTGCAGCGACCACCGCTGGCAGACGGCTCCGTTGCCAGCAAGCCAAGTgaggatgacgatgacgatgacgacgacgactaCTAG
- the THG gene encoding tRNA-histidine guanylyltransferase, isoform B — MACSRFEYVKSFEQDDSILPNVWIVIRIDGKKFHKFSKTHDFEKPNDENALNVMNAAATAVMQEFRDIVLAYGQSDEYSFVFRKETAAFKRRSAKLLTYVTSLFSSSYVMQWSKWMNLPLAYAPCFDGRVVLYPSEQNLKDYLSWRQADVHVNNLYNTAFWKLVLEKGLTNQQAEAKLRGTFSADKNELLFQEFGINYNNLPAMYRKGTILLRKRVILGEKSRQAVVPLHEDLISSQFWKEHTEILGKYVPGTYDAPQTFPRLVEMQINGKDDNEAEEPQNLAGTS, encoded by the exons ATGGCCTGCAGCAGATTCGAGTACGTTAAATCCTTTGAGCAGGACGACAGCATACTGCCTAATGTGTGGATAGTCATACGAATAGACGGCAAAAAGTTCCACAAGTTCTCCAAGACGCACGATTTTGAAAAGCCCAACGATGAAAATG CTCTCAATGTGATGAATGCTGCTGCCACGGCGGTGATGCAGGAGTTTCGGGATATTGTCCTCGCCTACGGTCAAAGTGATGAGTACTCCTTTGTTTTTCGCAAAGAGACGGCAGCGTTCAAGCGACGATCCGCCAAACTGCTCACCTACGTCACCAGCTTGTTCTCCTCGAGCTATGTAATGCAATGGTCCAAGTGGATGAATCTGCCATTGGCCTATGCTCCGTGTTTCGATGGTCGCGTTGTTCTGTATCCTTCGGAGCAGAATCTAAAGGACTATCTCAGCTGGCGACAGGCCGATGTGCATGTGAACAACCTGTACAATACCGCCTTTTGGAAACTCGTTTTGGAAAAAGGCCTGACGAACCAGCAAGCCGAGGCGAAACTCCGTGGCACCTTTTCGGCGGACAAAAATGAGCTGCTCTTCCAGGAATTCGGGATAAATTACAACAATCTGCCGGCAATGTACAGAAAGGGAACGATTCTGCTGAGAAAACGCGTGATATTGGGTGAGAAGAGCAGGCAGGCCGTGGTGCCGCTGCACGAGGATCTGATATCTTCGCAGTTCTGGAAGGAACACACCGAAATATTGGGAAAATATGTGCCAGGCACATACGACGCACCACAAACTTTTCCCCGATTGGTGGAGatgcaaataaatggcaaGGATGACAATGAGGCGGAGGAGCCACAAAATCTGGCTGGTACCAGCTGA
- the Rnmt gene encoding RNA guanine-7 methyltransferase has translation MSLNYEQNAADEQFARAHKAVSLSDDEESEGQAETTSAPNQEPHVSKSPREYYDEPGGKGNGSGADDQDEPETEAASGAANTHVVAHHYNELKEAGRKDRQKSKIFFMRNFNNWIKSQLINEYMSQIKQNKRMGDALRVLDMCCGKGGDLLKWEKAAISHLICTDIAEVSVEQCQRRYQDILQRSEKSKFANKFTAEFFACDSTLVRLRERYKDPSLQLNLVSCQFAFHYCFESMAQADCMMRNAAECLKPGGFFIATMPDAYEIIRRLRAAGPDARRFGNDVYSIEFDCETDPLPLFGAKYQFHLEGVVDCPEFLVHFPTLVKLGRKYGLQLLKRSTFADYYKENLHHGRHLLQRMSGLESVQPQRCENDEEFAHVSNFQGAQRSRSVGTLSKSEWEAATLYLVCAFKKCKNTWDTNGKPLFEFDD, from the exons ATGAGTCTTAATTACGAACAAAACGCGGCAGACGAGCAGTTCGCCCGCGCACACAAAGCAGTCAGCCTGTCGGACGACGAGGAGAGCGAGGGCCAAGCGGAGACCACGTCTGCACCAAATCAGGAGCCGCATGTTAGTAAATCACCGAGGGAGTACTACGATGAGCCTGGCGGGAAGGGCAATGGAAGTGGAGCAGATGATCAGGATGAGCCGGAAACGGAGGCTGCCAGCGGAGCGGCCAACACACATGTGGTGGCACACCACTACAACGAGCTGAAGGAGGCGGGCCGCAAGGATCGTCAGAAGTCAAAGATATTCTTCATGAGGAACTTTAACAACTGGATCAAGAGCCAGCTGATCAACGagtatatgtcgcagattaAGCAGAACAAACGCATGGGTGATGCTCTCAGAGTTCTGGACATGTGCTGCGGCAAGGGCGGTGACCTTCTCAAATGGGAGAAGGCTGCCATCTCCCACCTCATCTGCACCGACATCGCTGAGGTGTCGGTGGAGCAGTGCCAGCGGCGATATCAGGACATCCTGCAGCGATCGGAGAAGTCGAAATTTGCGAATAAGTTTACCGCGGAGTTTTTTGCCTGCGACTCCACATTAGTGCGCCTGCGGGAACGGTATAAGGATCCTTCGCTTCAGCTGAATCTCGTGTCCTGTCAGTTTGCCTTTCACTATTGCTTCGAGTCAATGGCGCAGGCAGATTGCATGATGCGGAATGCAGCCGAGTGTCTGAAACCCGGTGGCTTCTTCATAGCCACAATGCCGGATGCCTACGAGATCATCCGCAGGCTAAGGGCAGCCGGTCCAGATGCCCGGCGTTTCGGTAACGATGTGTACAGCATTGAATTTGACTGCGAAACGGATCCTTTGCCGCTTTTCGGAGCCAAGTATCAGTTTCACTTGGAGGGCGTTGTCGATTGCCCCGAGTTCCTAGTGCATTTTCCCACGCTGGTCAAGCTGGGCAGAAAATACGGTCTGCAGCTATTGAAGCGCTCCACATTTGCGGATTACTACAAGGAAAATCTGCACCACGGGCGGCATCTTCTGCAGCGAATGTCCGGCTTGGAGTCGGTGCAGCCACAGCGCTGCGAGAATGATGAAGAGTTCGCCCATGTGAGTAACTTTCAGGGAGCACAGCGAAGCAGGTCGGTGGGAACCCTCTCGAAATCCGAATGGGAAGCAGCAA CTCTTTATTTGGTTTGTGCCTTTAAGAAATGCAAAAACACCTGGGACACCAATGGCAAACCATTGTTCGAATTTGACGACTGA